gtggggcatatccacaacttctcttctgatcagctgcagtcctcttgattgtttccacaatcaggctcataaccttgaacttctgtgggacatcaaatatgtgcagcaagttgatagcatgtcctctgacgatcatcttgtgatcacctgacttgggtagcagtgtgtgacttaagatccagttgattgttggcagaccagacaacaaatagtgtacggatccaaacttatgtgtatccaaagcagcatctgggatctctttgtacatgttggccatagagttgtggtctttcttcttctttgcatagatatccaagtcatcctcatgttcttcAGGAGCATTGATCAATTGAGCCCATTCTtcaactgtagactggtacctagtaccctcagacatccatactatccttccatctggatagaagtgggcagtggagtagaattgcataatgagctcatcattccacttggtgaacttctgagccacaaacttatcaactccacatgccttgaagctgtcaagcacgccagggaagtgatcctcattctccttgatgaactcccagtcaacccatctcatgtcacacactatgggcttcttgtcaagcagaattgtctcatagaagtcctgatgttccttagtgtgaaatctgtagtccacagcagtccttctcctggtagcatatggatcagactctctccatagtctcaatcctgaatccttcctgattttcatgttctTTGCAACTGGGATCTTGGGCTTCTGCTTTCTCAAAACAACAgaatcatcttcctcttcttcagcagcttgaggcactggggccttgttcttctcttcagcaggtatgttcctagtgctcctcttgggttttagctttggagctggagcagtagccttgggagcagttttgggctttgatggagcagcccctgatctgattgcatctcccatgagcttttgagctttgggtgctggtgcagcttcctcttcctcttcttcagaatctctcatcattgatggcttcccaataactctggcaatggtcttcttgaccctttcttttctcttcttgccatctccagtttccttgggttcaagagtgaactccattgtttctcctgtggcaacttttcttggcttagacatgggttgtcttcttgctggcatctttgttttcagacctggcttagttgcagcagctgagccatactctttcttaagcactttcttctttgaagtggcttcatcttcaacagccacataatcttcatcttcagagtcagaagtcatcttcttccttgtcctggtagcagcctttggcagattgcttggagtgctcctgctgccttcattatagctgctagagggactagtgccctcacttaactgaacctgttcctctgacttgttctggctgtcactttggtcagacatcttgcAGGTAAACTGTCAGCAGACCatgtgaataggttatagatgaggtagagtagatgagcatcacaaagtacaggagtttttTGCAAAatggatgacttaaaaacttagttttagttcttcacagaaagcatttcggatttaccgatttgtaaactcggtgataccgaagcagcttttggaacctgaactagtgaacttggtcagaccgagtcacagtttggtggtaccgagactgctagggtttcacatagaatcaaactcggtcacaccgatttgcaatttttgGTCGGACCGAAAATGcgtgtgctctggcctaagccaaaatcgatgagaccgatttctacaactcggtcggtccgagatgaattcggcggagacctaaccctaaattttcaaatcaaaactaatctacaggacgttttcgctggacaggatgatttcgatcatggcaagaatcatggcaaagcaatgtgctaagaatcggagttaaGGATTAGCACAAAGTTCAAGTTTATACCCTAGTGCGGCaacgaacttgctacggcggcaacggcggtggagatttccgttgacggcggcggagaccagcggcgagAGGTCGTtggcgacgagaggacgatccggagaccagaggaggcagagtaggttacgcgcgggcgaaggtgttcggagaaatttccaaaatttgacccggcggtatatataacctgaccctgtcggtgtgaccgagtggaacgactcagtggcaccgagatgcaaaactgcaagcagttactgcaactcggtgtgaccgaaaagttctaatcggttgcaccgagattgaaaaccctagatcaacttggtgacttggtaggaccgaaaaggatgaatcggccTGACCGAGATGCATAAAGatgttttggaggtttaagtctatgacgaatcgggatcTCCAAGTGcccctcacacagagtggttcgaatctgacttgatcaaactttgtgatgtagcatgagtagagtttgagacgagaaaagcatagatagctagagggtgttcttaggcattcttgtacatccatttggcaaaaagagaaaaagccaaacaatcaaagcaacaaatggatgtcctcgaatgagtaaaatatgcaaccaacatgctcacacaataaaatggcaaatgaaatatgtgacaaagcatgcacaaacattctagcatctatcaagcaattggcgatgactaggtcgtatattgacttaggagtcaaatgagaacacttgatcataggtcatactcatcgtttaagcacaagtggggttaccacttttacataaagcattgttgtgttcacaccattagagttgcttcagctcattgatttgagtaaagctccccctagatgtgatatcccccctaaaggggatgaactaaccttgggttttgtcgatgatgacttcatgtatgtgttgaagatgtagatgctcaatgttgatgtagatcattcagagcaatccattggagtgggttggactttcaatacctacacgggttagtcccacaaggaacaaacaaggatatccatagacatagagtgatgcatacacaagatgatgtccatgaaagcattaggttaccttgtcccttgtcttaccaacaagaggatttgtgactccttgaactagtgcaagatatgaaagttatttgcacttgtcctcgccaaaatgataagagtgaagtatgttggcggagtcaccctcaagaactctctagttcttcttcttcgggatccacatcatcttgatgggaatccttagAATCGTAATTGtgcttgatgaagtagaacttgatgtcgTCTTGGCAACCCatttgaccaaggccttaggtgctccttcaaatgcatcaatttcctcttgaagcttgtccttccctttttgcttgtggtcttgtggtggaagatcatcttgagcttgtgttcctttgaaagaagtgggatcatacttctcttgttgaggaacaaacttcgtcttggggtattgatcttcttcccactcaactccattggcattgaactttcgttcaaaaccaacaccttgattcttccggtgtcttccttgcttgcgcacaatttcctcaaattgcttacttccggcaagactcttgtaaacacctttctctatgattaccttcaataagctattttcttgctcaagtgtaacttggctaagagaatcattagtggaatcaagagaactactagaagcatcaacattggatttagcatgattgttgttactactagatgaagaatctttcttgttcttgttgctagatttaacttgtggcatgtaagtagacaagagtaaatgcttggcaatgtaagaataacttttcttgcgaagatcatcattgattgcctttaaaaactcatgctcttgctcaaggttgagcttttcaaagcgtagcttatcatgagtctttaaaagttcacgatgattttccaaggtagtttcatgggctaacttaagagtgtttagttcttgagttagacgctcaatctccttctcatcatcatcattcgttttatcttgattagcatgattaattgacgtttcatcatagttttcatcactagagttgtcaacaagtaaatcatcatcacctagcaaatcatcttcatcactattgaaatcaacatactcgggatgtgttagctttggacctttggccatgaagcatcttccaattccttcatttggtgagtcaaatatgtcataggagttggttgacacaagtgctagaccggcaacaccttcatcttgagtatattcggagtcggagtgataacttctttcggagtgattgtcggagtcggagccggatacccattcaccaacatgagcttgatgtcttctttttgtgtagctccttgatgacttttcctttctttccgaatccttgcttctccgagagggtcttcgttcataacgatcatctctactcctcctttctcttggtggtgattcttctcttctacttcttcttttgggagaatcttctcttcttttgtagggggacgtacactcattggagtagtgtccgggtcttccacaattgtaacaatttcgctcacgactagaagatcttttgtcattgtaggaccttgacttggagcttctttctttgcttctactcttgtagaacttgttgaagttcttcaccattaagctcaattcttcattaaaggttttcttctcacttgatgatgtggagcatcacacgaggctttgtaagcaccacttgacttgttgtgaagctcttccttatccttgagtgacatctcatgagcaacaattcttccaatgacttccgttggcttgagatctttgtaattgggcatcatttggatcaatgtgcacacggtatcatattttccatccaaggctcttaggatcttctcgatgatgaatctatcggtcatctcttcacttcctaagccggcaatctcatttgtgatgagagcaagcctatagtacatttcagcgacaccttcaccatccttcattttgaacttgtcaagttgactttgaagcacatccaaattggattccttgacggagtcggtaccttcgtgcatatcaatcaaagtatcccaaatttcctttgcattctcaagacggctaattttgttgaattcttcggggcacaatccgttgaagagaatatcacaaggttgagcattgtattgtagcatcttcaactcttccgcggtagcttcacggttcggttctctcccatcaaagaattcaccttgcaagccaatacacacaatagcccaaacggcggggttatgtccaagaatatgcattttcatcttatgcttccaactagcaaaattagtaccatcaaaataaggacctctacggtggtaatttccctcgctagacgccatactctcctaggttgtgaaaccaaggctatgaccaccaaaagcaatggaaatcaaagcaaatggagaccaaagctctgataccacttgtaggatcggaagtatgtctagaggggggtgattcgactacttgaccaaataaaaatctagctttttcccaattttagttcttggcagattttagcaacttagcacaagtcaagcaatcaacctacacatgcaattctaagagtatagcagcggaatgtaaaacaattgcatatgaaggtaaagggatgagtttgaaggagcaaacgcaatgttgacacggagattttttatccgtggttccgataggtggtgctatcgtacatccacattgatggagacttcaacccacgaagggtaacggttgcacgagtccacggagggctccacccacgaagggtccacgaagaagcaaccttgtctatcccaccatggccgtcgccaacgaaggactttcctcactcgggtagatcttcacgaagtaggcgatctccttgcccttacaaactccttggttcaactccacaatcttgacggaggctcccaagtaacacctagccaatctaggagacacgactctccaagaagtaacaaatggtgtgttgatgatgaactccttgctcttgtgcttcaaattatagtctccccaacactcaactctctctcacaggatttggatttggtggaaagaagatttgaggggaaagcaacttggggaaggctagaggtcaagattcatgtggttggaatggaatatcttgacctcaacacaagtgtaggtggttctctctcagaaaatatgtattggaagtggaggcatgttctgatggctctctccacgaatgaagagtgggtggaggggtatatatagcctccacacaaaatctaaccgttacacacaattcaccaaactcggtgggaccgaatcatgaaactcggtcggaacgatttagttcaaaatgtgaacgttaggattctcggtgggaccgactggatcaactcggtgggactgatgtcattagggttagggcataacgtaatctcggtgagaccgattacacaaactcggtgagaccgattttggtaatagtcaaacagagagttggtcaggcaaactcggtgggaccgattcgctcatctcggttggatcgaaacgttacgaaagggaaacagagagtttgcattgcaatctcggtgggaccgatcgctcatctcagtTTGACGGAAACGTTacaaaaaggaaacagagagattacaaccccatcttggtgggaccgagatccctatcggtgagaccgaattgattagggtttctggcagtggctatgacaactgaactcggtggctccggatatgaaattttggtggggccgagttggactttttggtttaggacatatgtggatatgagaaagtagtggagggttttggagcatatcactaagcattttgagcaagatcctcattaagcaacacctcatcccttcttaatagtattggcttttcctatagactcaatgtgatcttggatcactaaaatagaaaatgtagattcttgtgctttgagcttgagccaatcctttgtccttagcattttgaagggtccactttctaatccatgccatgccaatcattgagctttcctgaaatatttatcttggaatagcattagctcaatgagctatatgttgttagaaattaccaaaaccacccacggatagttgcactttcacctacctactgttttctagagtcttctagttgtgagtagctatgagtagaatggtgaaacttacataatgttttctagagtattccagctataagtagaagtatgtgaaggtttcccaaagccctataaatagaggtcctcaCCTCTACTTTGTACCCAGACTATGTAGCCCTACCTATAATAGAACTTGTTGTTCTTATCTAAGATCTTGGAGTAGATCTTGTGCCCTAGGAGTTCTGGATTGCACTCTTGCTGCCCTATCAGCCTACATTCGCCTCTAGAGTGATATCTAGCGCAACACGTTGAAGTTGTTCCTTCAACACTTGTGATGTACACATTGTAGCAGCAAGGTGGAGTTGCTCCTCCACAACCTTTGTGCTGCTTCAGGTGGCATCAGAGCCTCGTTAACCCATAATCGTTCTTGATGTCCTCTTAGAGAGCAAGTTGCAGCAAGCAATGGAGCAATTGGAGAAGAGGATGGATGCTGCTGAACAACAAATCAAAGAGCTGCGTGAAGATCTTAATAGGAGATTTGACCAGCTGGTTGAGATGATAAGAAAGGGTGTCCCCCTTGCTACCAATGAAGGAGTTTCATctaaagaaaaggaaagaaatactacACTTGTGCTGCACTTGTTGTAAAGGGAGAAGAGCACCTGACTGTTGAAATTCCAGCAAAAGTACGTGGTTTATTGGCAGAATTTCAGAACATACTTGGGGAGCCACATGGCTTGCCACCGATGAGAGGAATTCAACATAGAATTGACTTAATTCCAGGAGCAAGTCTTCCTAATCTTCCACACTATCGAATGAGCCCAAAGGAGCATGATATATTGAAGGAGAAAGTGGAGGAATTGCTATAAAAGGGGCACATTCGAGAAAGTATTAGCCCATGCGTTGTACCAGCCCTACTCGCGCCAAAGAAAGATGGATCTTGGCGCATGTGTACGGACAGTAGAGCCGTTAACAAGATCACCGTAAGGTATAGATTCCCTATTCCCCGTCTGGATGATATGTTGGATCAGCTTAGTGGAGCAAGAGTGTTCACAAAGCTAGATTTAAGAAGTGGATATCATCAAATCCGTATAAGACCCggggatgaatggaaaactgcctTCAAGACAAAGGAAGGGTTGTTTGAATGGCTAGTCATGCCATTTGGACTCTCAAATGCACCGAGTACCTTTATGCACTTAATGAATCAAGTCCTTCGACCCTTCTTATCCCACTTTGTTGTGGTATGTTTCGATGACAGCTTGATCTATAGCAAGGATGAGGATGAACACTTTGATCACATTCGGAAGGTGCTAGAAGTACTAAGGGAAAATGAGCTCTACGTCAACTTGAAGAAATGTGTTTTCCTGCAAACACAACTTCTTTTCCTAGGATTCGTCATAACATGTGACGGCATTCGTGTTGATGATTCTAAGGTTGAAGCAATCCGAGAATGGCCAACTCCGAAGACCATTTATGAGGTAAGAAGCTTTCATGGCCTTGCAACTTTCTATAGACGATTTGTGAAGAATTTCAGCACTCTCATGGCACCAATTACCGTGTGTTTGAAGAAAGGAAATTTCCAATGGATAGAAGCAGCTGAAGCTAGTTTCAATGAGATTAAACAAAAGCTATCACAAGCTCCTGTCTTGGTGCTACCTGATTTCAACAAGACTTTTGAGTTGGAGTGTGATGCAAGTGGAGTAGGCATTGGAGTTGTCCTATCTCAAGAAAGGAAGCCCATTGCTTTCTTTAGTGAGAAGTTAAGTGAAGCTAGATAGAAATGGAATACCTATCAGCAAGAATTATATGCTGTTTTCAGAGCGTTGAAAACTTGGGAAGTCTATTTGCTGCCTAAAGAGTTCATTGTTTATAGCGACCATCAATCCTTGAAGCATTTTAGAAATCAAAAGCATGTTGACCACATGCTAGCAAGGTGGGCAGCATATCTGGAGAGGTTTAACTATCTCATCATGCATAAATCTGGAATAACTAACAGGGTGGCCGATGCTTTGAGTCGTCGTGCATGCCTCTTGACTTCTTTTGAAGCTGAAGTTCCGGGCATCGATAAAATAAAGGAGTTGTATGAGGGTGACGAAGACTTTGGCCATGTTTGGGTAAAGCACGCAAGGGGCCAACCATTAGGTGATGATTATTTGATGCAAGATGGATATCTCTTCAAAAATGATCGTTTGTGCCTTCCAAGAAGTTCTCTACGTGACAAGCTGGTTAGAGAGCTCCATTCAAGTGATCTTAGTGGCCATGTTGGACGGGACAATACTGTCGCTAGCCTGGAAGCTCGCTACTTTTGGCCACAACTAAAGATAGATGCTGGAAAGTTTGTTCAGTGATGCCCTATATGTCAAACCTACAAAGGCCAAGTCCAGAACACAGGGTTATACATGCCTTTGCCTGTTCCTGTCGCTCCATGGGAGGACATCTCTATGGACTTTGTCTTGGGCTTGCCAAGAACAAGACGAGGGAGTGATGATGTGTTTGTGGTCATGGACATATTCTCTAagatggctcatttcattccatgCCGCAAGACAACGGATGCTCATCATGTGGCAAACCTATTCTTTCGAGAAGTGGCAAGACTTCATGGAGTTCCAAGGTCCATCATCTCAAATCGTGATAGCAAGTTTCTTGCTGCATTTTGGCTCACTTTGTGGAAGCAATTCAACACTGAATTGAAATTTTCTAGCACTGCTCATCCACAAACAGATGGACAGACGGAAGTGGTGAACAAGTTTTTGGTTAACCTGATCCGTTGCATTTGTGGATAAAGAAAGGGGCAATGGGATTTGGCTTTATCTCTTGCAGAGTTCTCCTACAATAACTCCAAGCATAGATCCACAGGAAGGAGCCCTTTTTCCATTGTCTACACTAAAGTTCCAACACATGTGGTGGACCTGGTGAAGCTGCCATCAAGGGGAAACTCAAAATCAGCATTGTCCTTTGCTGATAATTACACCGAGTTATTTGAAGAGATTCGCGGTTCTTTGGAAGCACAAAATCAGAAATATAAACAACTTGCTGATTGCAAAAGGAGGCCAAAATCATTCCAAGCCGGTGATAAGGTGATGGTCTACCTCCAAAAAGAGAGGCTGCCTTTAGGTGTTAAAGGGAAACTTAGGCAGCGAAGGTATGGACCCTTCTCTATCGTGAGGAAGATAAATGATAATGCTTATGTGATAGATCTTCCAAGTGACATGGGTATCTCCAACACTTTCAATGTTGCGGACTTGACTCTCTACCATCCAGAAGAAGCGCTCTATGAAGATAACTCGAGGGCGAGTTCCAAACAACCAGGGGAGAATGATGAGGAACACTAGATGAGAAGAAAGAAAACACATGCCAGATCTGTTTGGCTACTTCTAGATGCTTCCACTCTAGTGTAGTATTTCTTTCCATTTCTTTTCTATCCTACCTACTGTTTTCTAGAGTCTTCTAGTTGTGAGTAGCTATGAGTAGAATGGTGAAACTTACATAATGTTTTCTAGAGTATTCCAGCTATAAGTAGAAGTATGTGAAGGCTTCCCaaagccctataaatagaggtcctcaCCTCTACTTTGTACTCAGACTATGTACCCCTACCTATAATAGAACTTGTTGTTCTTATCTAAGATCTTGGAGTAGATCTTGTGCCCTAGGAGTTCTGGATTGAACTCTTGCTGCCCTATCAGCCTACATTCGCCTCTAGAGTGATATCTAGCGCAGCACGTTGAAGCTGTTCCTTCAACACTTGTGATGTACACATTGTAGCAGCAAGGTGGAGTTGCTCCTCCACAACCTTTGTGCTGCTTCAAATCCTTAGGATTTTTTATTTAATTAATTGAACCAGTACGCTCCCCACCCCAACCTTTCTTTCATATGTTTCCAAAGGGGAACCTGGTTCCTTGTACTTGTCATAATAGAGCAACGGTTTCATAAAAGAAATACTACCtccgatccaaaataagtgttgtgattttagttcaaatttaaactaaAACCATGACCCTTTTTTTGGATTGGAGGGAGCaactattcccccccccccctcaaaaaGAGCTTAGAAAACAAACTGAATGGAAATGAATATATCACAACCAACATGGCACAATCCCCTGGCCAAAGTGCCAACAAAACCAGATCAACCAGAAAACAGCAAGCTAGAACTATTAACAGAACATCTCTATGCTCAGCACCAAAATGAACTAGAGTCTTTTGTCTTTTTTTTAGAATCACTAGAGGCttttgtcttttctttttcttttagaATCACTAGAGCCTTCTGTCTAAGGCTAAAACTAGAGCCAAACAGCAAAATTGGTCCGGCCTACTGCGACCCACAATCACTTAACCATCGGCCCAAGGCCCAGTTCGCGAAAAGGACAACGATACAATTTGCTTCCTCGTGGAGACGCAGAGAACATGTTTTGATGCTCTAATGGTGATTGGTACAGGGTGCTTCCTGCTCCATCCTCACCCAATATCAATGCTCACCCAATATTTTTTTACGTGtacccaaaatatctacccataTGGATGTGTTTTGGGTGGAAATCTTGGCGCTATTATAGGATTGAAAGGAGGTGTGGGCAAGGAGAGGTACCTTCGGACTCGGCCAAATCACCCAATATGGAGCGCTGACAAAGAACAAGGAAAGGGGTGTGGGCGATACCATCCTTAGGGGCCATTAGGGCGAGTTTCTTACGGGAGCTTGTCTTTTTTCCCTCCATTGATGACACTGAGCTCGCAGAACTCTAGGTGTGTCGATGCGTTATCCAACTAGAGATGGAAATTGCCACACAAAAGCTTATTCTGGAGACGGATAGCCAAGTTGTGGCCGCCAAGCTGAACAACCATGCAAATGATATCTCTATCTATGGGCCAATGATGGAGGAATTTAAATGGCTTATTCGCCTCACGAGAAACTTACAAGGTTAGTTTTTCGTTTTCTATTTTTTGTATATTTATTTTCTTATTCCATTTATATTTTTTCTGCTTATTTACTCCTATTGTTTTGACCCGAAACTATAGTAGTTTCTTCCCACGATAATTTATTTACTcatgtttttattttgtttttcccttCCTTTTTCTGCTTTGTTTTTATTCTGTTTTGCTCTATTCTCTGGAAAATAAATGTTTTGATGCATGAACACTATCTTTTTAACATGTGGagatttttattaaaaaaatagtTAGTTTTATTTTTCGGTCGAATAATAGTTTTTTTAGGCCGATGTACGATTGGCCGATGTGGAAACAAGGCCAATGTGGAGATTCTTCAAGCGGCGACGcgttcatgggccggcccataaGAGCGAGCGCTTCTACAGAAGCAGCCTACCACGGAGGCACGGACACACTCCAGAAAACAGCGCCTCCATTCCCCACCCCTCCCTCCCCCAAACCAAATCCCTCGCCGTCGgccgcctccccctccaccggcgGCCATGGGCGACCCTCAGTTTACCATCGGCACCTCCATGAGCGATATACTCGCCACCATGGAGCGCGACGGCCACGACCCTGCGACGATCTCCCTCGGCATAAACGCGATGCTCTGCTTCGTGTACGACTACCTGCCGGAGCCGCCCGTCTCCCTCACCGCCTCCCTCTCGCTCGCCGGCGCGTCGTGGGTCCCCGACGGCGTCGACCGCATCAGCCGCCTCCCCGATGTGCTCCTCCGCGACATCATCTCTCGCCTCTCCGCCAAGGACGCCGCGCGCACCGCCGCCCTCTCCTCGCGCTGGCCCCCGCTCTGGCGCTCGGCGCCCCTGGCTCTTTTCGACATCAATCTCTTTCCGGACGGCGACGCGTCTCCCTCTCCCTGCGCGGTCACCGCCGCGGTGTCCGGCGCCCTCGCGGCGCACCCGGGCCCTTTCCGCTGCGTCCACCTCATCTGCAGCACCATGGACAAGCACCGAGGTGAAATGGCGCGCTGGATCGACATCCTCGTCGCCAAGGGGGTCCAAGAACTCGTCTTTGTCAACCGCCCTTGGCCGATAGACCTGCGCCTCCCCGCCACGATCTTCAGCTGCGCCTCCCTCACCCGCCTTTACCTCGGCATCTGGAGGCTCCCGGACACCGCCGCCGTGCCGCGCGGTGTCAGCTTCCCCAACCTCCGTGAGCTCGGCCTCTGCTGGAATGTCATGGAGGACCGTGACCTCGCCTTCATGCTTGAAAGAAGCCCCGTCCTGGAGTTCCTCGGCATAATGGGGAGCCAGACCGGAGTGCGCGTCCGCCTCGTCAGCCACAGCCTGCGCTGCGTCCAGCTGGGCTTTTCTTTCATGGAGGACATCGACGTGGTGGATGCCCCTCGCCTGGAGAGGCTCTTCCAGTGGGAAACTGTTTCCGCGGTCAATAGCCGGGCCATGGCGAACCGCTCTTTCAGAATCAAGATTGGCCATGCACCTAACCTGCGTGTGCTGGGATACCTTCAGCCTGGAGAGCAAGAGCTGGTCGTCGTGGTACAGAGCTGTATCAATTTGCAAGTGGTACAGAGCCGTGTCAGTTAATAATGCTAATCTATGATCTGAATTATTTTATCTGTCCTTGGTGCATTGCAGGCT
The Aegilops tauschii subsp. strangulata cultivar AL8/78 chromosome 3, Aet v6.0, whole genome shotgun sequence genome window above contains:
- the LOC109732847 gene encoding F-box/FBD/LRR-repeat protein At1g13570 isoform X1; protein product: MGDPQFTIGTSMSDILATMERDGHDPATISLGINAMLCFVYDYLPEPPVSLTASLSLAGASWVPDGVDRISRLPDVLLRDIISRLSAKDAARTAALSSRWPPLWRSAPLALFDINLFPDGDASPSPCAVTAAVSGALAAHPGPFRCVHLICSTMDKHRGEMARWIDILVAKGVQELVFVNRPWPIDLRLPATIFSCASLTRLYLGIWRLPDTAAVPRGVSFPNLRELGLCWNVMEDRDLAFMLERSPVLEFLGIMGSQTGVRVRLVSHSLRCVQLGFSFMEDIDVVDAPRLERLFQWETVSAVNSRAMANRSFRIKIGHAPNLRVLGYLQPGEQELVVVVQSCINLQVAGSKENIVPSVQILAMEVQFGARNAVKKVPGFLRCFPNLETLHVQSPRILEESIGKVNLKFWQEGGPIECVLRSMKKLFFYEFRGSRRELTFLKFIAERGRVLEQMVVVVASEYFSSGDNVNAKLKPLANAKWSSKACKLELFRSPFEEVSGPPYCHKIASDFGFANPFDLQYYSEAEVISLS
- the LOC109732847 gene encoding F-box/FBD/LRR-repeat protein At1g13570 isoform X2, which encodes MGDPQFTIGTSMSDILATMERDGHDPATISLGINAMLCFVYDYLPEPPVSLTASLSLAGASWVPDGVDRISRLPDVLLRDIISRLSAKDAARTAALSSRWPPLWRSAPLALFDINLFPDGDASPSPCAVTAAVSGALAAHPGPFRCVHLICSTMDKHRGEMARWIDILVAKGVQELVFVNRPWPIDLRLPATIFSCASLTRLYLGIWRLPDTAAVPRGVSFPNLRELGLCWNVMEDRDLAFMLERSPVLEFLGIMGSQTGVRVRLVSHSLRCVQLGFSFMEDIDVVDAPRLERLFQWETVSAVNSRAMANRSFRIKIGHAPNLRVLGYLQPGEQELVVVAGSKENIVPSVQILAMEVQFGARNAVKKVPGFLRCFPNLETLHVQSPRILEESIGKVNLKFWQEGGPIECVLRSMKKLFFYEFRGSRRELTFLKFIAERGRVLEQMVVVVASEYFSSGDNVNAKLKPLANAKWSSKACKLELFRSPFEEVSGPPYCHKIASDFGFANPFDLQYYSEAEVISLS